The DNA sequence TGGGTTAAATCTTCAGGATCCACTTTAGATTGTCCATGATTGGCATGAGTTGGAGATGAATAGCCCGAGTCACTTTTATTATTGAGCGCTGTAGTAGAAAGCGGCTGTCCACCTTCTTGTTGCGGAGTTTTAGGTTGTTGCTGATTATTAGGTGTTTGCTCACTTCTATCTGGTTTTCGGCTTCCAGGTACAGCATGCCCAAATGTAGCAAATATAGGATTGTCATACCGTTCATCCTCTTGCCTATTATCTTGATTGTGGATCACAGACTTGGTGAAAATAGTACTTTTTGAAGGATCAGAAGATGGAAATCTGTAGCCGTTTCCACCTGATAAAATAGTTCGCTGATACTCACCTTTTTGCTGATCATTAGGTAGTGAACTAGTTCTGAGCGGTGGTGATGGTGGAGTTCTTTTGCTCTGTGAGTTCTCTGCAAGAGGGGACTGAAAGTTTTCTAAACTTTCTTTTCCGTCTGGTTTTCGGCTTCCAGGTACAGCATGTCCAAATGTAGCAAATGTAGGATTGTCATACCGCTCATCCTCTTGCCTATTATCTTGATTGTGGCTTAGTGTACGATGTGTTTGAACACCAATATTTTTACTGTTACTTTCTATAAAAGTTTCTGATGATTGTTGATTCTCTTGTTCTCGTCCTTTCTTCCTGAATTGTATTTGATATAAGAATAACCCACCTATTTTTACGTCTTTGTTTGCTTTTAATTCCTCTGCAGTAATACCATTACGTTCAGTAAGATCTACACCATCTTTATCAATCTTGATTTTGATGGTACATTTCTTTCCATTTTTATCATGCCAATTCAAAGTCATTTCATATGAACCATCAGTTACAACATAATGCCTTATTTTTTTCCCTCCTTCCTCGGCAACAAAACCGTGCATTCCGCTCTTTCCATCGCTGTGCAACGTTGAAAATCCCGAAATTCCATTCTTCTGACAAAAATCACTATTTAAAAACTCGCTGATTTTAAACTCTTTTTTATTATTTTTCAATTCGATACTTGCGTGGTCACCGTATATTGAAATTTCTTTAACACCATCATTAACATCACCATAAATATACTCATTCAATATCTCTTTAGCTTTTCTTTGAAGCCCTTGTCTATCTTCTTTTATCTTGTTGTGTTCTTGAAGGATCACTTTACACGCTTCATTTTTGTCTTCATCTTCATCCAAATTCCAGGTGGAGTGCTTTATTAGAAACTTTACTGCGTTAAAACCAACCCTAGAATTATAAATTGGATTGTCTTCCTTTTTTATTTCATCAAATAAAGTAAAAAATCCTCGAATGAATTCGTGATACTGTTGTGTGTTTTGAGTATACATATTTTCCCTCACTAATAACCCTCTGCCTTTTAGCCTTAGCTAATATAATTATCAAGAGAATTGGTTGAGTTTTTATTAAAGGAGGTTGTATTGCTAACGTGGTGACACTAGCTATAGCTCCATCCTATGACTTGTAAAAAAATCTGGATCAATCCCCCGTGACGCTGGAATGATAACTTAAAATATCACTTATAATTAGCTATAAACATATTTTTCAGCCTAAATTGCTTTAGCTATAGCGCTTCTTTTGCAACTTCAAATATTTGTTACTCATAGTAAATACTTCTGGATCTTGAGAAGTGAGTTTGAGTATAGCAAATATGTTAATAAATAGCAAAGCAGCAATCGAGATATCAGCGATGTCCCAGAGTAGCTTAACTCCACCGATTGCACCAAGTGGAATGATTAAGGTAAAAACTATAGTCCAGATTTTAGTGTATTTATTATGCATAGACACATAACGTATTGTTTGTTTTGAACAAAAAAACCAAGTAAAAATAGTAGTAAAGGCAAAGCAAAACATTATGGCCATAATTAAACAGTCAATATAGGGCCAATTCATAGCTTTTCTAAAAGCAAATATGCACATGTTAGTGCTCTCTAAATCAGTAATCCAAGAATCTGTGACAAGTAGTACCATTGTCGTAATGAACACTATAAGTGCAACTATAAAAGGCGATATTATTGTGATTAGGCTCTGCTCAATGATAAATTTATTATTGTTTTTCTTAGGAACAATTGAAGAGTGAACGATACCTTCGAGGCCAAGCCCTATATCTGTTGCAAAAATACCTCGCAGAGTTCCTACTTGAATAATAGTCAACATTTCTAAAATCAAACCCAAAGATAAACCAGAGTTAAAGCTACTAGTTGTAAAAAAAGTGCTTGTTATTAGTTTTAGAGAAGGAAGAATATTTTCACTAAACTTAAATAATATGATACCGCAAAGTGTGAGGTAACTCACCGTCATTATCGGTATCATAGCCGATATAAAAATTTTAATTTTTTTTAAACTGAGAGCTGTAACAATAAAAAATATTATAGCCATTACAATGCCGCCAATGACTACAGGTACATCTACCATGCTGAGTGGTATTGATAGAGAATTTACTTGAACAAGGTTACCAACTGTTATTGAAGCTATTATCATAACAACTAGAAAAACAATTGTAGCTTTGCTAGAGTTAAATGCATCAATTATGTAGGCTACAGGGCCACCTATAAACCGTCCATTTTTTTCCTTTCTGGTTTTTATACTTAGATAACAAGTAACATATTTTATCACAGAAGTGATAACAATAATTATTACCATCCATAAAATAGAGCCCGGTCCTCCGGTTTTTAGAGCAACAGCAGTTCCTGAAATATTTCCTACTCCTAAATTTCCTCCTAAGATTGTAAACAGGGCAGCTATAGAAGAAAATTTATTTCCTCCTTTTTTAGCTCCAAGGAGTGAAAGGGCGTATGGTAATCTAAATATCTGTAACCATTTTAATTTAACCGATAAGTAAACACCAGCGATTAGTATGAGTAATATTGTTGGCAGTAATAAGACAAACTTTACTGTATCCATCTGTAAAAGTCAGATTTTCACTTGAGTATACAACAAAAGTTGAAAATACCTAACCTATTTTTTGTTTCTGCATCCTAGCACTATTATCTTGCCATTTAAGTAGCTGATACTGGGACCAGTTTTCTATGTCAAAAATTTCCTTAAAAGACAAATACAGAAAAACAAGAATATCAACTTTGAGTGCACTAAATTTGCTCATTTTCTCTTAACTTGACGCATATGCTTTTTTGAACATTTTCAACATTCCCTCATTAATCTAACTCTATTCAGATTAACTTCATAATGTTTCACAGGGGGATCTTTAAGAATTTAATAATATACCCCATATTGCAATAGTTGTGGTCAAGGCACTGGAATCTGGTAGGCCTAAATGCAGTATTCATACAGTTATGCTATAGCTTATAAAGATGACAAAGCTTCAAAAAAAGGCTAATATAGTGAAAAAGCTTTATGAAAATTAGAGTTGGAGTAATAGGCTGCTTAGGCAGAATGGGTAAGAAAATACTCAATGAATTAATTACGAATACCAAAGTGGAAGTAGCAGGTGCTGTTACTCGCTTGGGCAGTGAGTGTATAGGCTTAGATGTTGGGTCTATTGTAGGCCATAGCTCTGGTTTGGGAATTAAAGTTACAAGTTCTATTAATGATGTATTTGAGTTATCCGATGTTGTGATAGATTTTACAACTAAAGAATGTATGCTAGACTGTCTTAAGGCGGCTGTGAAATTTAAAAAACCGCTAGTTAGTGGTACAACTGGAATAGAAGGTCTCAATTTAAAAGAGTATGCTGCTGAAGTTCCAATATTATGGTCAGCAAATATGAGTGTTGGAGTTAATGTGTTGCTGAAATTAGTAAAAGAAGCTGCCAAGCTTTTAGGTAATGAGTATGACGTTGAAATTTGGGAAATGCATCACAATTTAAAAAAGGATTCACCATCTGGAACAGCTATAGAGTTTGGTAAAGCAGTTGCTAACGCTGCAAAAGTGGATTTTGAGCTCAATCAATATTCACATAATAATTCAAATATAAGAGGGAAAGGAGGAATAGGCTTTGCAGTATCTCGTGGAGGTGGAGTAATAGGAGATCACAGTGTCATGTTTGTTAATTTCGATGAACGAATAGAATTAAATCACAAAGCAATTAATCGTACAACGTTTGCTAGAGGGGCGGTTCAAGCAGCAATATGGTTGTGCGAGAATAAAAAGGAAATACCAGGACTTTATTCAATGCAGGATTTAGTATGAGCGATAAATACGCCTTCGTTAAAAATTTAAATCTTTGGTATGGCTCTAAACAAGTTTTATTCGATATAAATTTGAATATTTGCAAAAAGAAAGTCACAACTTTTATCGGACCTTCTGGGTGCGGTAAATCGACATTTTTGCGTTGTTTTAATCGTATGAATGATTACGTACCTGGATGTAAAGCGACCGGTGAGCTGGCAATCGATGGACTGGGTAATATATATTCACGTGATATGGATGTCGTATTGCTCAGAGCAAAAGTTGGTATGGTATTTCAAAAACCAAATCCTTTTCCAAAGTCAATATATGATAATGTTGCTTATGGGCCTAAATTGCATGGCATGGTGAAAAATAAGCAAAAATTAGATGAAATAGTAGAAAGTAGTTTAACTAAAGTTGGTTTATGGGAAGAGTTGAAAGATAGATTGCAAGATAGTGCACTCAATTTATCTGGTGGCCAGCAACAAAGATTATGCATTGCTCGTGCAATTTCAGTAAAGCCAACTATTTTGTTAATGGATGAACCATGCTCTGCTCTTGACCCAATGGCAACCAATGCAATCGAAAATCTTATACAAGAGTTGAAATTGAGGTTCACCATAATTATGGTAACTCATTCAATGAAGCAAGCTAAGAAATTATCTGACAGTATAATTTTTTTCTGCAACGGCAAGATTGTTGAATCCGGAAGTACTCAAGAAATATTTGAAAATGCTCAATCTCCCTTAACGAAGGAGTATATCCTAGATCATTAAAAGCCTATCATAAAAAAACGCTCTGGAATTATATAACATTCAGAAAAAAAAGTTGACTTTTCATGGCAACATATTAGTAGTTAATTCAAGTTTTTATAGAGGTAACTATATGTCTAAAGCAGAACAACAAAATTTTCATAGACGGTTAAGGAAAGGTAATCAGGGCGCTCTGAAGGTAGTATCAAAAGATGATTTACTGAAAGTTTTTACTACTACGAATATAATTAAAGAATTCCTAAATGGCGAAAAACATACTCTAACACCGCTTGGCTATGCTATAAGTATTAATGGTCAATATGGTATTCAGGCCACTTTAGATGCAGCTAGAGTAAAGAATGCATTAAAAGAAGTTCTTACTACTGCAAGTACAAGTATAGAGTTTCCAAATGGTATAATAAAACATACTCTAACACCGCTTGGCTATGCTATAGGTACTAATAGTCAGCGAAGCATTAATGCCATTTTAGACGCAGCTAGAGCGGGAAATATATTAAAAGAAGTTCTTACTACTGCGGGTGCAAGTGTGGAGTTTCTACATGGTATAAAACATATTCTAACACCGCTTAGCTATGCTATAGGTACTAATAATCAGCAAAGCATTAATGCCATTTTAAATGCAGCTAGAGCGGGAAATATATTAAAAGAAGTTCTTACTACTGCGGGTGCAAGTGTGGAGTTTCCAAATGGTAAAAAATATACTATAGCACCGCTGAGCCATGCTGTAAGTATTAATAATCAGCAAAGCATTGGTACCATTTTAGATGTGGCTAGAGTGGAGAATATGTTAAAAGAAGTTCTTATTACTGTGAATGCAAATGTAGAATTTCCAAATGGTGAAAAACGTGCTATAATACCGCTTGGTCCATGCTATAGGTATTAGCAGGGCTACTTTAGATGCAGCTTTGGTACATCAGAAGAAGTTTTTGTTACTAAATGCTGCAGTGCTAACAAGCGGTAGCTGTACACAAATTTTTGATAATTTCATTGGCAATAATACGGCTTTCAAAATTAATGCTTATTATATCAGATAGTGAGTTAATATCAGTGTGCTTGTCAAAAATTTCTATTGTTGATTTTACTACCTCTACTATTTCTAAAAAACCGATTCGTGATTTCAAGAATTCATTAACAGCTATCTCATTTGCAGCATTGAAAACAATACTATTTATGTGTGGAGAGGAAGAATTTAACACTTCCATACTGAGCTTTAGTGCAGGAAAACGTTTGTGGTCTGGTTCTTGAAAGGTTAATTTTTCTTGCTTTGTTAAATCTAATTTACGATTTAAAGCCGATCTTTCTGGCCAAGACAAAGCGTATCCAATAGGAATTGCCATGTCAGTTTCTGCAAGCACAGCAAAGCTGAAACCATCCTGATAAACTACAACTCCATGTACTATCGATTCAGGGTGAACTACTGCTTCAATTTTATTTGGGCTGATATTGAATAAATGATGTGCTTCTATTATTTCTAGTGCCTTATTCATCATTGTTGCACTATCAACTGAGATTTTCTTTCCCATGTTCCAAGTAGGGTGACTTAGAGCCTGATTTACTGTAATATTTTTTAATTGTTCAAGGCCATAATTTAAAAATGGTCCACCAGAGGCAGTGAGTATAATCTTTTCTACACATTTATCATCATTTTGCAAAACTTGAAAAATTGCGTTGTGTTCAGAGTCAATAGGGATTATTTGTACGTTTTTTTCTTTAGCTTTTTTAAGTAGTAACTTACCACCGCAAACAATACTCTCTTTGTTTGCTAGAGCAATAACTTTAGTACCGCTTTCTATGGTCTGCATGACTGGCTTAAGGCCTGCAATGCCAACTATTGCAATAACTGAGAGATCAACAGGTAGAGAAGCAATATTCGCTAGACCTGGAGCACCAACTTCTACTTTGACGTTTGTACCAAGTAGATCTTCTTTTAAATCTTTGTAGAACCTTTCATCAGAAATGGCAGCATATTTTGCATTAAGTAGATTTGCCTGTTGTGCTAGCAGAGCAAAGTTAGAATTGGCACTTAGTGCTTCCACCTGATATTCTTCCTTTCTCTTTGAGAGCAAATCTACAGTCTTTTTTCCAATGCTTCCTGTTGATCCTAAAACTGAAACTTTTTTCACTAATTACAATAAAATCTTCTTAGTTATTTAGTAACCAAGCTCATGATCATCACCAACAGATGGTGAAGGACCAGGTGAAAAAGATTGGCCATGATGATCACCTGCATCATGCATATCATGCAAACCATCGGCACTTTGAGCTATTTCATTGTTAGAGTGGGGATAATCATCCGGATGATGCCCCTCATCACCGTAGTCCATACCCATTCCTTCTGATGGCATATCTTCTCCACCTCCACCTGAAAAATATTCCGCAAGGTTTTCAAGAAATTTTATGCCAAACATATTACCTGATTTCCCAAATAAAGTTACTAGACTGCTACCACTGACCAAACCTTCGAACACATTACCATAAGCAGCAATTGCTCCTTCATGAAAGTTGAATATCCACTTCATTCCATCCACAATTGTTGCAACAGAGTCACTATGACCAAGACCAAAACCGCTTTTCTCACTAGCGGCTTCCTGGTGCTGCTGCTGTGCCTGCCATTCTGCAATATTTGGACCTTGAGCTTCACTCATAAATTTTTATTCTAAGCCTTAAGCTATTATTTTATCACAAACATCGCAAAATATCAATAAGGCTCTTAAGTTGACGCCATTGCCTGAACAGGTACGTCAATGATCCTTCAGTTACATCTAGTGGTCAAACAAATTCAAAGGGATGTTGATCTTCTCAAAAACTTTTACAAGAGATGCTGTTAAATGCTCTATCATTTCATCTGTATGATAAGGTGTAGGGGTAATACGGAAGCGCTCAGTTCCCTTTGAAACTGTTGGATAATTTATATGTTGAACATATACTCCATACTCATCAAATAACAATTTTGACGCTTTTTTGGACAATTCGGGATCGCCAATTATTATTGGAATTATATGAGTTTCTGTTTGAATGAAATTCACTCCTGCATTTCTCAGTGAGTCTTTTACTTTTTTAACAACCTGTTTTTGCTTCTCTCTTTCAACATTGCTTGATTTTAAATGTTCAACGCTTGCTTTTGCTGCCGCTGCTAAAACGGGCGACATAGCAGTAGTAAAAATAAATCCTGGAGCTGAACTTCTTATTACATCCACCAAGCTCTTTGAAGACGCTATATACCCACCCATCACTCCAAAAGCTTTTGATAATGTACCCTGAATAACGGTTATTCTATCCATCAAGCCTTCTCTTTCTGCAATTCCACCACCACGAAGGCCATACATGCCAACTGCGTGCACCTCATCCAAATAGGTAATTGCATTATACTGATCTGCCAGATCACATATCGCTTCAAGCGGTGCTACATCACCATCCATTGAATATACGGATTCAAGCGCTATTATTTTCGGCATTTTTACATCTATAGACCTTAGCAGCTGCTCTAAGTGATCAATGTCATTATGCCTAAATATGTGTTTTGGTCTTTTGCCTGATTTTATACCTTCTATCATTGAAGAATGGTTTTTCTCATCTGAAAAAATTACCACACCCGAAATAACAGACGATAAAGTGCTAAGTGTAGTTTGATTAGCAAGGTAGCCACAAGCAAAAGTTAAAGCAGCTTCTTTTTGATGCAAATCAGCTAAAGACTTCTCAAGCTCAACAACTTCTTTTGTCGTACCGGATATATTTCTCGTTCCTCCAGCACCAACAGATGAATTTTGAATAGCAGCGATAACACTCTCATTCTGCGACATTCCCAGATAATTATTACTGCACCAGACAATAACTTCCCTATTTCTTTCATAATCCATAATATAGGGAAGCCTGCCAGGCAATGACGCGAAATGTGTGAACTCACGATAGCGCCCTTCTTCTTTTATATCTTTGATTTTACTTGAAAATATCTCTTCGTAGTCTACCAAGTTTTTATCTATTAATAATAAATACAATTATAATAAATTATTAAATGATAGACTACTATATTTATTCATTATCAGCCACAATAAGATGTACTTTTATCAAACTTTTCAACCTCATTATCCTCAAGTGAGCTTTTAGGCCTATAGCAGTACGTAATTGTAGCCGCAATAAGACAACAAGCTGCTGCAACTGCTACTCCTACCGCTAACATTTCCAAGTAAACTGCAACAGCCACTCCTAAGGCAATACCAGCTATTGCAAGTACAGAAGCAGCTACAACATACTTTTTTGTATTTAGAGCAGTTGTTTTTTGGTTACTTTCGCTGCTTTGCTTATTAATTGTTGGCAACGTTGGTTTTGGCTGTGTATTTTCGTTAGACATTTCCTCTACACACTCAGCAGATTGCTCTTCCCTGTTATTATCAATTGATATTACAGTGTTAAGATTTTTACTTGCAAAATTTGATGATGGTGATGGAACAGTAAAATCTTCATCGTGCGTAATACCACGTTGACTATCATGAACAGGACTTTGAGCTGATCTATCCTGATTTACAGAATTTGATACTGCAGGATTATCTTTCTCGTCATTTAGATTATCAAATTGCTCATTATTGGATTCAGCTCCCTCAATCTCCACTGAGGGCATTTCTGATGCAGAAACTGTTGCTTTAGGTTCCACTGTTTCAATTATAGGTATTCTTGTTTCATGACTTTCTTTATTAATTTCTTCAAATGGAGAATTACTATTAGAGTCTGAAGAAGTTCCGGCAGAGTCATCACTCTTATTACTTTCAAGTTTAGAAAAATCATCATCCTCAGAATTCGGCGATAGTGAATCCAGCTCGCTTTTTTTACGCTCCGCTACAGGAACTTTTTGGCTACTTGCAGCAGCACCCATACTTTTTACACTATCGTCCACTGGTGGTATAGAAATGTTTTCGAGCTCTTTTTTAAGAAGTTTTTTAATCTCGCTTAGGGACCTTTCACCTTTCTTTTCAACTTTCATCTCATTAGCTTTCCTCAAAGCCTCATTAATGATTTGCTTTGGACTATTGTCCTCTTGCTTTACCTGTTCTACTAAAGACCTTATCTTTTCATAATTAAGACCGAAGATAGCATCAGATAATTTTTCCTCTATAGTTTCTG is a window from the Wolbachia endosymbiont of Armadillidium arcangelii genome containing:
- the pstB gene encoding phosphate ABC transporter ATP-binding protein PstB encodes the protein MSDKYAFVKNLNLWYGSKQVLFDINLNICKKKVTTFIGPSGCGKSTFLRCFNRMNDYVPGCKATGELAIDGLGNIYSRDMDVVLLRAKVGMVFQKPNPFPKSIYDNVAYGPKLHGMVKNKQKLDEIVESSLTKVGLWEELKDRLQDSALNLSGGQQQRLCIARAISVKPTILLMDEPCSALDPMATNAIENLIQELKLRFTIIMVTHSMKQAKKLSDSIIFFCNGKIVESGSTQEIFENAQSPLTKEYILDH
- the dapB gene encoding 4-hydroxy-tetrahydrodipicolinate reductase yields the protein MKIRVGVIGCLGRMGKKILNELITNTKVEVAGAVTRLGSECIGLDVGSIVGHSSGLGIKVTSSINDVFELSDVVIDFTTKECMLDCLKAAVKFKKPLVSGTTGIEGLNLKEYAAEVPILWSANMSVGVNVLLKLVKEAAKLLGNEYDVEIWEMHHNLKKDSPSGTAIEFGKAVANAAKVDFELNQYSHNNSNIRGKGGIGFAVSRGGGVIGDHSVMFVNFDERIELNHKAINRTTFARGAVQAAIWLCENKKEIPGLYSMQDLV
- the hemA gene encoding 5-aminolevulinate synthase, whose product is MVDYEEIFSSKIKDIKEEGRYREFTHFASLPGRLPYIMDYERNREVIVWCSNNYLGMSQNESVIAAIQNSSVGAGGTRNISGTTKEVVELEKSLADLHQKEAALTFACGYLANQTTLSTLSSVISGVVIFSDEKNHSSMIEGIKSGKRPKHIFRHNDIDHLEQLLRSIDVKMPKIIALESVYSMDGDVAPLEAICDLADQYNAITYLDEVHAVGMYGLRGGGIAEREGLMDRITVIQGTLSKAFGVMGGYIASSKSLVDVIRSSAPGFIFTTAMSPVLAAAAKASVEHLKSSNVEREKQKQVVKKVKDSLRNAGVNFIQTETHIIPIIIGDPELSKKASKLLFDEYGVYVQHINYPTVSKGTERFRITPTPYHTDEMIEHLTASLVKVFEKINIPLNLFDH
- the dxr gene encoding 1-deoxy-D-xylulose-5-phosphate reductoisomerase yields the protein MKKVSVLGSTGSIGKKTVDLLSKRKEEYQVEALSANSNFALLAQQANLLNAKYAAISDERFYKDLKEDLLGTNVKVEVGAPGLANIASLPVDLSVIAIVGIAGLKPVMQTIESGTKVIALANKESIVCGGKLLLKKAKEKNVQIIPIDSEHNAIFQVLQNDDKCVEKIILTASGGPFLNYGLEQLKNITVNQALSHPTWNMGKKISVDSATMMNKALEIIEAHHLFNISPNKIEAVVHPESIVHGVVVYQDGFSFAVLAETDMAIPIGYALSWPERSALNRKLDLTKQEKLTFQEPDHKRFPALKLSMEVLNSSSPHINSIVFNAANEIAVNEFLKSRIGFLEIVEVVKSTIEIFDKHTDINSLSDIISINFESRIIANEIIKNLCTATAC
- a CDS encoding alanine:cation symporter family protein; its protein translation is MDTVKFVLLLPTILLILIAGVYLSVKLKWLQIFRLPYALSLLGAKKGGNKFSSIAALFTILGGNLGVGNISGTAVALKTGGPGSILWMVIIIVITSVIKYVTCYLSIKTRKEKNGRFIGGPVAYIIDAFNSSKATIVFLVVMIIASITVGNLVQVNSLSIPLSMVDVPVVIGGIVMAIIFFIVTALSLKKIKIFISAMIPIMTVSYLTLCGIILFKFSENILPSLKLITSTFFTTSSFNSGLSLGLILEMLTIIQVGTLRGIFATDIGLGLEGIVHSSIVPKKNNNKFIIEQSLITIISPFIVALIVFITTMVLLVTDSWITDLESTNMCIFAFRKAMNWPYIDCLIMAIMFCFAFTTIFTWFFCSKQTIRYVSMHNKYTKIWTIVFTLIIPLGAIGGVKLLWDIADISIAALLFINIFAILKLTSQDPEVFTMSNKYLKLQKKRYS